In Mycobacterium gallinarum, a single window of DNA contains:
- a CDS encoding ABC transporter ATP-binding protein, whose translation MTMTASRTTHIAGELRDVNKWYGDHHVLTDISVRVDSGEIVALIGRSGSGKSTVLRVLAGLSTDHTGHRAVVGAPALAFQEPRLFPWRDVRTNVAYGLTRSRLPRAQVLASADRALADVGLSDWADAWPLTLSGGQAQRVSLARALVAEPELLLLDEPFGALDALTRLSMRALLLDLWREHRFGVLLVTHDVDEAVALADRVVVLEEGEVIHTLEIDDPRQSTNSEHYRAELLDQLGVRD comes from the coding sequence ATGACAATGACGGCATCACGAACAACCCACATCGCAGGCGAACTGCGCGACGTGAACAAGTGGTACGGCGATCACCATGTCCTGACCGATATTTCGGTGCGCGTTGACAGCGGCGAGATCGTCGCGCTGATCGGACGGAGCGGCTCCGGCAAGTCGACGGTGCTTCGCGTCCTGGCCGGCCTGTCGACCGATCACACCGGTCATCGCGCCGTGGTCGGAGCGCCTGCACTGGCCTTCCAGGAACCCCGCCTGTTTCCGTGGCGCGACGTGCGCACCAACGTGGCGTACGGTCTCACCCGTAGCAGGCTGCCGCGGGCGCAGGTACTGGCCAGCGCCGATCGGGCGTTGGCCGACGTCGGGCTGAGCGACTGGGCCGACGCGTGGCCCCTGACACTGTCCGGCGGTCAGGCGCAACGCGTTTCGCTGGCGCGGGCACTGGTGGCCGAACCCGAACTGCTGCTGCTCGACGAGCCCTTCGGTGCACTCGACGCGTTGACCCGGTTGAGCATGCGGGCGCTACTGCTCGATTTGTGGCGCGAGCACCGGTTCGGTGTGCTTCTCGTGACGCACGACGTGGACGAGGCGGTCGCGCTCGCCGATCGGGTGGTGGTCCTCGAGGAGGGCGAAGTCATCCACACCCTCGAGATCGACGATCCACGGCAATCGACGAATTCCGAGCACTACCGTGCAGAGCTGCTCGATCAGCTCGGTGTGCGCGACTGA
- a CDS encoding ABC transporter substrate-binding protein, producing the protein MRKLAVVTALLAVLLAGCVSRQDSSGPSEAPETVALSELSDLTLNVGDQKGGTESLLRAAGALDNLPYKIAFSTFTSGPPQIEAATAGKIDFAITGNTPPIFGAASNAKVKVVSAYDGSGRGDKLLVHADSPIRAVSDLRGRKIAVGKGSSAHGNVLAQLQRAGLSPSDVELVFLQPADALGAFRQKQVDAWAIWDPYTAQAEADIPVRSIAEAAGVTNGAGFGIASDAALADPKRNTALSDLLVRYAKATRWAQDNPDEWAASYAAAVGLDPAVAAAAQGRSLRLPTDLSSQLVASEQELADLFAESNQISDKPEFKNWVDTRYSESLAPLYLDRN; encoded by the coding sequence ATGCGGAAGCTCGCCGTTGTCACTGCACTACTCGCGGTGCTCCTCGCGGGATGTGTCTCCCGCCAGGACAGCTCCGGCCCCTCCGAAGCGCCTGAAACGGTTGCGCTTTCGGAACTGTCGGACCTGACGCTCAACGTCGGCGATCAGAAGGGCGGCACCGAATCACTGCTGCGTGCCGCAGGGGCGCTGGACAATTTGCCGTACAAGATCGCGTTCTCCACGTTCACGTCTGGCCCACCTCAGATCGAGGCGGCCACAGCGGGCAAGATCGACTTCGCGATCACCGGTAACACGCCGCCGATCTTCGGTGCGGCATCGAACGCGAAGGTGAAGGTCGTATCCGCCTACGACGGCAGCGGCAGGGGAGACAAGCTACTCGTCCACGCCGATTCGCCGATCCGCGCGGTATCCGACCTGCGCGGCAGGAAGATCGCCGTGGGCAAGGGCAGCTCGGCTCACGGCAACGTGTTGGCTCAGCTGCAGCGTGCCGGTCTTTCGCCGTCCGATGTCGAGCTGGTGTTTCTGCAGCCCGCCGACGCTCTTGGCGCGTTCAGGCAAAAGCAGGTCGATGCGTGGGCGATCTGGGATCCCTACACGGCGCAGGCCGAGGCCGACATCCCGGTACGCAGCATCGCCGAAGCTGCCGGCGTCACGAACGGCGCCGGTTTCGGGATCGCATCCGATGCCGCACTCGCCGATCCGAAACGCAACACCGCGCTGAGCGACTTGCTCGTGCGGTACGCCAAGGCAACGCGATGGGCGCAGGACAACCCCGATGAATGGGCGGCGAGTTATGCGGCCGCGGTCGGCTTGGATCCGGCGGTCGCGGCAGCTGCACAGGGCCGAAGCCTACGACTACCAACCGATCTCTCTTCCCAGCTCGTCGCGTCCGAACAAGAATTGGCCGATCTGTTCGCTGAATCCAACCAGATCTCCGACAAACCGGAGTTCAAGAACTGGGTGGATACCCGATACAGCGAATCGCTTGCGCCGCTTTACCTCGACCGAAATTAG
- a CDS encoding ArsR/SmtB family transcription factor, protein MNADKQVCGRRLADDQADLVVEVFRMLADATRVQLLWALADREMSVNDLASRVAKPAPSVSQHLAKLRMAHLVRTRREGTQVFYRLENDHVRQLVTDAVHNAEHATGGVPAHHLDEGKLRVLHEKGAG, encoded by the coding sequence ATGAATGCAGATAAGCAGGTCTGCGGACGACGGCTTGCCGATGACCAGGCCGACCTCGTCGTCGAGGTGTTCAGGATGCTGGCCGATGCCACTCGTGTTCAGCTGCTGTGGGCGTTGGCCGATCGTGAGATGTCGGTCAACGACCTCGCGTCGAGGGTCGCCAAACCGGCGCCGTCGGTGTCTCAGCACCTGGCCAAACTCCGGATGGCGCATTTGGTGCGCACTCGCCGCGAGGGCACCCAGGTGTTCTACCGGCTCGAAAACGATCACGTCCGGCAACTCGTCACCGATGCGGTGCACAACGCGGAGCACGCTACGGGCGGGGTCCCCGCACACCACCTGGACGAGGGCAAGCTGCGCGTCCTGCACGAGAAAGGTGCGGGGTAG
- a CDS encoding LLM class flavin-dependent oxidoreductase — protein MTAQPTGTAPAESPSPTAPAESPSPTAPAESPSPTAPAESPSPTAKFFWFLPTNGDSRSIVGASHASSHHTVPATYRAPSRRYLAEVARAADRLGFEGVLTPTGTWCEDAWLTASALLAETERLKFLVAFRPGLVPPTLAAQQAATLQRFSEGRVLLNIVSGGDDVEQRRFGDWLGHDERYARTGEFLHIVNTLWRQDSLDFEGRHYTIKDARVSAAPDPLPQIYFGGSSAAALPIAAEYVDVYLTWGEPPQAAAAKIEQVRKLAEARGRKVRFGIRLHTISRDTAAAAWGVADELLAELSPEQIAKQTELHAKSESEGQRRMTALHGGRVDNLEIYPNLWAGVGLVRGGAGTALVGSHEEVANLIYEYHSVGFDEFILSGYPHLEEAYWFAEGVLPLLKHKGVA, from the coding sequence ATGACCGCCCAGCCAACCGGCACGGCCCCAGCCGAATCGCCGTCTCCGACGGCCCCAGCCGAATCGCCGTCTCCGACGGCCCCAGCCGAATCGCCGTCTCCGACGGCCCCAGCCGAATCGCCGTCTCCGACGGCGAAGTTCTTCTGGTTCCTGCCCACCAACGGCGACAGCAGATCCATCGTCGGCGCATCGCACGCGTCGTCGCACCACACCGTGCCCGCCACCTACCGGGCACCATCACGCAGGTATCTCGCGGAGGTGGCCCGCGCCGCGGATCGCCTCGGGTTCGAAGGTGTGCTGACCCCGACCGGAACCTGGTGCGAGGACGCGTGGTTGACGGCGTCGGCCCTGCTCGCCGAAACCGAACGGCTGAAGTTCCTGGTCGCATTCCGGCCTGGGCTGGTTCCCCCGACGCTGGCAGCGCAGCAGGCCGCGACCCTTCAGAGGTTTTCCGAGGGACGGGTGCTGCTCAACATCGTCAGCGGCGGCGACGACGTCGAGCAGCGCCGCTTCGGCGACTGGCTGGGCCACGACGAACGCTATGCACGCACGGGGGAGTTCCTGCACATTGTCAACACGTTGTGGCGTCAGGACTCACTCGATTTCGAGGGCAGGCACTACACGATCAAGGACGCGCGGGTATCGGCAGCACCGGATCCGTTGCCGCAGATTTACTTTGGCGGATCGTCGGCCGCGGCACTGCCGATCGCCGCCGAGTACGTCGACGTGTACCTCACGTGGGGTGAGCCGCCACAGGCTGCGGCGGCCAAGATCGAGCAGGTGCGCAAGCTCGCCGAGGCGCGAGGACGCAAGGTGCGCTTCGGCATCCGCTTGCACACCATCAGCCGCGACACCGCTGCGGCGGCGTGGGGGGTTGCTGACGAGCTGCTCGCCGAACTGAGTCCTGAGCAGATCGCCAAACAGACTGAGCTGCATGCCAAGTCGGAATCCGAAGGTCAACGCCGGATGACCGCTCTGCATGGTGGCCGGGTGGACAACCTGGAGATCTACCCCAACCTGTGGGCCGGTGTCGGCCTGGTTCGCGGCGGGGCGGGCACGGCGCTGGTCGGCAGCCATGAAGAGGTCGCGAACCTGATTTACGAGTACCACTCGGTCGGGTTCGATGAGTTCATCCTGTCCGGCTATCCGCATCTCGAGGAGGCCTACTGGTTCGCCGAGGGCGTGCTTCCGCTGTTGAAACACAAGGGAGTCGCGTAA